The Arachis hypogaea cultivar Tifrunner chromosome 14, arahy.Tifrunner.gnm2.J5K5, whole genome shotgun sequence DNA window tagaatttccTAGCAGCCACCCCATGTGAATTCATTATTGCCAATGTTGTTGAATTCTCTTACCAAATCCCATAGAGAATTCATTATAAATAATTGGAATATGTATATATAGGTAAGGGAACTTCACAGGGTGTACAGTGTGCAAAAGATGATGATGGATGAACTCAAAAATGAAATCAGACAAAAGAAACTTTGGAAAAACTTTCAACAAAGTACATTCCACAATAATGTTCAATCTTTGAGAGAGGATCTATGCTCAAAGGAAAGGAGTGGAAGCTGTTCTGCTTCTGGTGATACAATGAGAAAGCAAAAGGGTTTTGATCTTGAAAGGCCTCTTGCTGAGGAAGTAGCCGTTTTCGCCACCGCCGAAGAAGCTGAGGCTGCAGCTGGGGCAGGAACAAGAaacaatgatgatgaagaaatgGAAGTGGATTTGACATTAAGCATTGGAGGAAGCCATCATATTAACAAGAATAATTATGAtactgataataataataataatagtaagaaCAAGAAGAAGGGACATTGCATGGTTCCATTAGGATTCTCAGACTCATCAAGAAACAATTATGGGAAAATTAAGGAGCTTATGAATTCATCTGTGTCTTTCCAATCAGATAGAGATTGCAGTGACCCTACAACACCAATGAGCAGCTCAAGTGTCACATATGatcaagaaagagaaagaaaagggccTCATT harbors:
- the LOC112741864 gene encoding uncharacterized protein, with the translated sequence MGTKIEYSINLLATSVDSKNFTNDAGGDVWEHFQNKSLTNNNNKHFNKIGDNKLQDSMDMIPDRNNIESIKRTMQMHEDIFKNQVRELHRVYSVQKMMMDELKNEIRQKKLWKNFQQSTFHNNVQSLREDLCSKERSGSCSASGDTMRKQKGFDLERPLAEEVAVFATAEEAEAAAGAGTRNNDDEEMEVDLTLSIGGSHHINKNNYDTDNNNNNSKNKKKGHCMVPLGFSDSSRNNYGKIKELMNSSVSFQSDRDCSDPTTPMSSSSVTYDQERERKGPHWLSQGLKLN